The Thermodesulfovibrionales bacterium genome contains the following window.
GTCCGCCCGATTCCGACTACTGAATGTCACCATGGCCGCTAGGGCGGATCTCAAGTGACCTCCCGCATTGAGCATACAGCAACAGTCGGCAAGCAACAAAGGTATCGCGATACAAGGCTTCTCACCATACCTGCCTTCCCGAACAAGATAGTTTTATGCAACTGGAAGGTAACGAGAGCATGCTGGTGCCTCATGATTGTATCCTATGGGTTAGCACTAGCAAGTGCCTCAGGAGTCTGGTAGACTTTTCCTAGAGCGTCGTATCGCATGCTTTTATGGAAATGAAGACTTGAGTGTTGTTCAGAAAGAGTCTTGTTGTGGTAGTTGCGCTGTCATTACTTTTTGGCGCGGGTTGCGCAACGCAAGGGCAGACAGAGGCTTTGACAGGCGCGGGAGCAGGTGCCCTCGTCGGCGGACTTGCGAACATGCACGGCTCATGGGGAGCAACGACTTTGACTGGGGCAGGAGTCGGCGCGGGCGTGTTGCATGGTGAAGCGCTTTTTGCTCACAACGGTACCGAAAAAAGGGAAGAAGGTCAGGTAGCGGGCAGGCATTTTTTCCGATACAATATTCGTAGCAGCGTGCATATGCTGCGGCAGTTTTGGTAGGCATGTATTGAAAAAAGGAGGAGAGGTATGAAGAAGGGTAGGGTTGTCAGCGCAATATTCAGTCTCTCGATCGTTCTGCTCGCGGTCGTCATAATGACGGGAAATGGTTCGGCGCAATCGCTGTCATCGTCCCTCGGGGTTGTGGCGTACCCTTCGAAGGGACAGTCTGCTCAGCAGCAGAGTAAAGACGAAGGCGAGTGCTTTGCCTGGGCAAAGCAGCAGACCGGTATCGACCCGATGGCGACGACAAGCGCCTCTACGAAGCAGGAGGGTCCGGCAGTGGGCGGTGGCGAGCGGGCACGGGGCGCTGCGCGGGGCGCAGCCGGGGGTGCGTTGATCGGCGCCGCCGCAGGCGATGC
Protein-coding sequences here:
- a CDS encoding glycine zipper domain-containing protein, which encodes MKKGRVVSAIFSLSIVLLAVVIMTGNGSAQSLSSSLGVVAYPSKGQSAQQQSKDEGECFAWAKQQTGIDPMATTSASTKQEGPAVGGGERARGAARGAAGGALIGAAAGDAGKGAAIGAVAGTMVGGRQARQNKATKEQQAEQAKAGALQQFNKAFGVCMEGRGYAVK